A window from Prionailurus viverrinus isolate Anna unplaced genomic scaffold, UM_Priviv_1.0 scaffold_42, whole genome shotgun sequence encodes these proteins:
- the LRRC3 gene encoding leucine-rich repeat-containing protein 3 has protein sequence MGPVGKQSPSAPPGPTGGSCLLLLFCLRLGASCPQGCQCPDHAGAVAVHCSARGLQEIPKDIPADAVLLKLDANKIAHIPNGAFQHLNQLRELDLSQNTIETIGPAAFSGLAGGLRLLDLSHNRIRRIPKDALGKLSAKIRLSHNPLHCECALQEALWELKLDPESVDEIACHTAVRDEYVGKPLIQALDSGVSFCSTHHKTTDVAMLVTMFGWFAMVITYVVYYVRQNQEDARKHLEYLKSLPSAPASKDPVGPAP, from the coding sequence ATGGGCCCCGTGGGCAAGCAGAGCCCCTCAGCCCCACCGGGCCCCACGGGAGGGtcttgcctcctcctcctcttctgcctgcGCTTGGGCGCTTCCTGCCCACAGGGCTGCCAGTGCCCTGACCACGCCGGGGCCGTGGCCGTCCACTGCAGCGCGAGGGGCCTGCAGGAGATCCCCAAGGACATCCCTGCCGACGCCGTGCTCCTGAAGCTTGATGCCAACAAGATCGCCCACATCCCCAACGGGGCCTTCCAGCACCTGAACCAGCTGAGAGAGCTGGACCTGTCCCAGAACACCATCGAGACCATCGGCCCCGCTGCCTTCTCGGGCCTGGCCGGGGGCCTGCGGCTGCTGGACCTGTCTCATAACCGCATCCGCAGGATTCCCAAGGATGCCCTGGGCAAGCTCAGCGCCAAGATCCGCCTGTCCCACAACCCCCTGCACTGCGAGTGTGCGCTGCAGGAGGCGCTGTGGGAGCTGAAGCTGGACCCCGAGTCGGTGGACGAGATCGCCTGCCACACGGCCGTGCGGGACGAGTACGTGGGCAAGCCGCTCATCCAGGCGCTCGACTCCGGCGTCAGCTTCTGCAGCACCCACCACAAGACCACCGACGTGGCCATGCTGGTCACCATGTTCGGCTGGTTCGCCATGGTGATCACCTACGTCGTGTACTACGTGCGCCAGAACCAGGAGGACGCCAGGAAGCACCTGGAGTACCTGAAGTCCCTGCCCAGCGCCCCCGCGTCCAAGGACCCCGTCGGCCCCGCGCCCTAG